The Methanohalophilus portucalensis genome window below encodes:
- a CDS encoding DNA polymerase sliding clamp, with protein MLEATIDASLLKDSIESLSVLVDEARVHISPEGIGVKAVDPANVAMVSFELQADAFDEYQAEESEIGLDLTRVLDILGVAEKTDKVKMKLEEDSRKLSISIGGISYTLTLLDPSTIRAEPRIPQLELPAEIVVNGKGFSRTIKAAEKISDHMSMGVEGETFFLEAEGDTDRMRQEMPRDELISITPGPARSLFSLDYLSDIAKPASKSNEVTLQIGNDFPIKINFEIAGGRGKVGYLLAPRIESE; from the coding sequence ATGTTAGAGGCAACAATTGATGCATCACTTCTGAAAGATTCCATTGAATCATTATCTGTATTGGTTGACGAAGCCCGAGTACACATCTCACCCGAAGGTATAGGCGTGAAAGCTGTGGACCCGGCCAACGTTGCCATGGTCAGCTTTGAACTTCAGGCTGATGCCTTTGATGAATACCAGGCAGAGGAAAGCGAGATTGGTTTAGATCTTACAAGAGTACTGGACATATTGGGTGTCGCGGAAAAAACGGACAAAGTGAAGATGAAACTGGAAGAGGATTCCAGGAAACTCTCCATAAGCATTGGCGGAATATCATATACACTTACATTGCTTGACCCGTCTACAATCCGCGCAGAACCCAGGATACCCCAGCTTGAACTGCCTGCAGAGATCGTTGTGAACGGTAAAGGATTCAGCAGGACCATAAAAGCAGCCGAGAAAATAAGTGACCATATGTCAATGGGAGTTGAAGGAGAAACCTTCTTCCTGGAAGCAGAAGGCGACACGGATCGTATGCGTCAGGAAATGCCCCGTGATGAACTGATAAGCATCACACCGGGACCTGCAAGATCATTATTTTCCCTGGATTACCTTTCTGACATAGCAAAACCTGCCTCTAAATCCAATGAGGTAACCCTCCAGATAGGAAATGATTTCCCTATCAAGATCAATTTTGAAATTGCAGGTGGAAGAGGCAAGGTCGGATATCTGCTGGCCCCCAGAATAGAGTCTGAGTAA
- a CDS encoding transcription factor S encodes MEFCPKCKSMMFPSDGDLKCRKCGYEKSREEGAENMVSKTKRDEREVTVLEENVDEGLPTTLVQCPECGNNKAYWWMRQLRSADESETRFFKCTKCSYTWREYD; translated from the coding sequence ATGGAGTTTTGTCCAAAATGTAAGAGTATGATGTTTCCCAGCGACGGGGACCTTAAGTGTCGCAAATGTGGATATGAGAAAAGCAGGGAAGAAGGCGCAGAAAATATGGTTTCAAAAACCAAACGTGATGAACGTGAGGTTACAGTGCTTGAGGAAAATGTCGATGAAGGGCTACCTACAACACTTGTCCAGTGTCCGGAATGTGGAAATAACAAAGCATACTGGTGGATGCGACAACTACGTTCAGCAGATGAATCGGAGACCAGGTTCTTTAAATGTACAAAATGCAGTTATACCTGGAGAGAATATGACTGA
- a CDS encoding NUDIX domain-containing protein, translating to MRPKTPLLTVDGVIILNRKIVLIKRKNEPYRGSFALPGGFVEIGETTEEAVKREVMEETGLLIEILKLVGVYSDPSRDPRGHTVSVAYLAVGKGEPKADTDAADVGCFDPNNLPELAFDHQRILNDAGDDIDGVLSKM from the coding sequence ATGAGACCGAAAACACCCCTGCTAACAGTCGATGGCGTAATCATATTAAACCGGAAGATAGTACTTATTAAAAGGAAAAATGAACCTTACAGGGGATCGTTTGCCTTGCCGGGTGGTTTTGTAGAGATTGGTGAAACCACAGAAGAAGCGGTAAAGAGAGAAGTAATGGAGGAAACGGGGCTTCTAATCGAAATACTCAAATTGGTTGGTGTATATTCAGACCCTTCCCGTGATCCCAGGGGCCACACAGTATCCGTGGCCTACCTTGCAGTAGGCAAAGGCGAACCAAAGGCAGATACAGATGCTGCAGACGTTGGATGTTTTGATCCCAACAACCTGCCCGAGCTCGCTTTTGACCACCAGCGGATCCTAAATGATGCAGGAGATGATATTGATGGAGTTTTGTCCAAAATGTAA
- the artA gene encoding archaeosortase A, producing the protein MTDYILLIAIGLMILSAILPGKLSYRKLIGAFGWITFGAHWAYQPIHYMEINDYFNVFLTIMIACFCLMMAYSMVDEYRSKTLPVENLDITSMVTSATAIGSLFYFPFAQLPSLNYWIIATVTDNITWLLGVLGYQVTQDSWNLISYNGYTVEIILACTAIESIALFSGLIVSVKAPVSKLFQAFMVSVPVIYILNIFRDVFVIIAYGDQWFGAESFEIAHHMIAKMGSAAALFVIGYAVLKILPQLFDLIDGLVSLSRFRLKDIIDKIAGNR; encoded by the coding sequence ATGACAGATTATATTTTATTGATAGCAATAGGGTTAATGATTCTTTCAGCTATTCTTCCCGGTAAATTATCCTATCGTAAACTGATAGGTGCTTTTGGATGGATTACTTTTGGTGCGCACTGGGCTTACCAGCCAATCCATTACATGGAAATCAATGATTATTTCAATGTATTCCTTACAATAATGATTGCCTGCTTCTGTCTTATGATGGCTTACTCGATGGTAGATGAGTACAGATCAAAGACCCTGCCGGTTGAGAATCTGGATATTACTTCAATGGTGACCAGCGCGACTGCAATAGGTTCGCTTTTCTATTTTCCTTTTGCCCAGCTGCCTTCACTTAATTACTGGATTATTGCTACTGTTACGGATAACATTACCTGGCTTCTTGGTGTTCTGGGCTATCAAGTTACTCAGGATTCCTGGAACCTGATCTCTTACAACGGATATACAGTGGAGATTATCCTTGCCTGTACTGCCATTGAAAGCATTGCCCTTTTTAGCGGCCTGATTGTTTCTGTCAAGGCGCCCGTTTCTAAATTGTTCCAGGCATTTATGGTTTCAGTACCGGTTATCTATATACTGAATATTTTTCGTGATGTTTTTGTAATTATAGCTTATGGGGATCAATGGTTTGGAGCAGAAAGTTTTGAGATTGCCCACCATATGATTGCCAAGATGGGTTCAGCGGCAGCCCTCTTTGTAATTGGTTATGCTGTTTTGAAGATTCTTCCCCAGCTCTTCGATCTGATTGATGGACTTGTGTCCCTTTCAAGGTTCAGGTTAAAGGACATTATTGATAAAATTGCAGGAAACAGGTAA
- a CDS encoding phosphatidylserine decarboxylase, with amino-acid sequence MLAKGSHSWVFTASLFTIAMGFMYITSRLQIFNVKSMLDVPLLGGNTFFLSLFSGWQIFLYSTFGFGLLTVFFVFFFRDPKRDSPLCKSCILAPADGKISDIRGRKVCIFMNINNVHVNRAPFCGKVLSVKHFKGSYLPAFTKDSSRNERINILLQTSVGKIEVTQIAGFLVRRIVTYVEEGDEILQGEKIGMIRLGSRVDVTIPEGFDICVSKGDKVYAGDTKIAKTPHHER; translated from the coding sequence ATGCTTGCAAAAGGTTCTCATAGCTGGGTCTTTACGGCCTCATTGTTCACAATTGCAATGGGATTTATGTATATAACTTCGCGATTGCAGATATTTAACGTTAAATCAATGCTGGATGTGCCTTTGCTGGGCGGAAATACTTTCTTTTTGAGCCTGTTTTCCGGCTGGCAAATATTCCTCTACTCTACTTTTGGGTTTGGCTTGCTGACAGTATTTTTTGTTTTCTTTTTCCGTGATCCTAAGCGGGATTCCCCTCTCTGTAAAAGCTGTATCCTTGCCCCGGCCGATGGTAAAATTTCGGATATCAGGGGCCGTAAGGTTTGCATTTTCATGAACATTAACAATGTTCATGTAAATCGCGCTCCCTTTTGCGGTAAAGTTTTATCTGTAAAACACTTTAAAGGAAGCTATCTGCCGGCATTTACCAAGGATTCCTCCCGCAATGAGAGAATAAATATCCTGCTGCAGACATCCGTTGGAAAAATTGAAGTAACCCAGATAGCCGGTTTCCTGGTGCGCCGGATAGTAACCTATGTGGAGGAAGGGGATGAAATCCTGCAGGGAGAAAAGATTGGAATGATACGTCTGGGGTCCCGGGTGGATGTTACTATCCCAGAAGGATTTGATATTTGTGTCAGTAAAGGGGATAAGGTGTATGCAGGCGATACCAAAATTGCAAAAACCCCACATCATGAGAGGTAA
- a CDS encoding archaetidylserine synthase, which translates to MDIFKDLVLPDIMTLTNAVFGLLAIFAAFSGQIELGFVFVLVAAVADGMDGYLARTISQGPMGEYLDSLADAVSFGVAPACLIYLGISGLLRYAAGFFACMYLVCGILRLARFNTKKKTIPDFEGLPITASAVVLSSYALLAPQYIYSWVIFGLVVLLCYLMISDHPYPKLRGPRAMGAVSVLFFSTILSYFLLNSYMWIFSTILFLSLMLYLESPIMRIPRQYYEK; encoded by the coding sequence ATGGATATCTTCAAGGACCTGGTCCTGCCGGACATAATGACATTAACAAACGCTGTTTTCGGACTTTTAGCTATCTTCGCGGCCTTTAGTGGACAGATTGAGCTGGGTTTTGTTTTTGTGCTGGTTGCAGCGGTAGCCGATGGGATGGATGGTTATCTGGCACGTACTATTAGCCAGGGTCCAATGGGGGAATATCTTGATTCTCTTGCAGATGCTGTTTCTTTCGGAGTGGCCCCTGCATGTCTGATCTATTTAGGTATATCAGGTCTTCTGCGATACGCAGCGGGTTTTTTTGCCTGCATGTATCTGGTTTGTGGAATATTGCGGCTTGCCCGTTTCAACACTAAAAAAAAAACAATCCCGGATTTTGAAGGTTTGCCAATCACGGCTTCTGCTGTAGTTTTATCATCCTATGCCCTGCTTGCCCCCCAGTATATCTATAGCTGGGTAATCTTCGGTCTGGTCGTGCTGTTGTGCTATCTAATGATCAGTGATCATCCTTATCCCAAACTTCGCGGCCCCAGGGCCATGGGTGCTGTATCAGTGCTCTTTTTCTCAACAATACTGTCCTATTTCCTGCTTAATTCCTATATGTGGATATTCTCCACTATCCTGTTTTTGTCCCTGATGCTATATCTGGAATCTCCTATAATGAGGATTCCCAGACAGTATTATGAAAAATAA
- the clpB gene encoding ATP-dependent chaperone ClpB — protein MDLNNFTQKAQEAIQNSRTIAARYYHQQIDSEHLFLSLLEQREGLVPSLLDKMNISSAMVKEQLEKHMSGLGQVSGPGSENVYFTQKAIRVLDNAASLASKMNDEYTSVEHILVALAREKGSYSKELLEEFGADEERLNQAIKEIRGNRRVTSENPEDTYEPLEKYGIDFTELANQGKLDPVIGRDHEIRHTIEILSRRRKNNPVLIGEAGVGKTAIVEGLAQRIAKKDVPDAMKNKRIVALDMGSLVAGAKFRGEFEERLKAVLKEVAESEGQIILFIDELHTIVGAGATEGAMDAGNLLKPMLARGELHCIGATTLDEYRKYIEKDAALERRFMPVMVNAPDVENTISILRGLKEKYEVHHGVRLKDSALVAAAVLSDRYISDRFLPDKAIDLLDEAASKVKTAIDSKPASLDEADRKLMQLEIEKEALKKEKDAASKERLQSLEKEISEIRAESDAMRTRWENEKATIAKLNSIKEQIDDTKTQLELAETEGDFEKASRLKYGTLVPLQHEYEEEENRLKEKQTNMLLKEEVDEEDIAHVVSEWTRIPVTKLMEGEREKLVHLEDRLHERVIGQNEAVKAVSDAVIRAQAGIKDPRRPIGSFIFLGPTGVGKTELAKALATELFDSEDHMIRVDMSEYMEKHTVARLIGAPPGYIGHDEGGQLTEAVRRNPYSVVLFDEIEKAHHDVFNIMLQLLDDGRLTDSKGRTVDFKNTIVIMTSNICVDYAISKLEEGVAYSKMQETAMNELTKHFRPEFLNRIDEIAIFRALTKDQLTYIVDIKIEDLVQRLKERRIDLEITDRAKKYLGDAGYSETYGARPLKRVIQNELETEVGKRIVSGEVMESDTVVVDADERGLNFEVRKGEEHT, from the coding sequence ATGGACCTGAATAATTTCACACAGAAAGCCCAGGAGGCAATACAAAATTCCCGAACCATTGCTGCAAGATATTATCATCAGCAGATTGATTCGGAGCATCTGTTCCTTTCTCTTTTGGAACAAAGGGAAGGACTTGTGCCTTCTTTGCTTGATAAGATGAACATTTCCAGCGCAATGGTTAAAGAACAACTCGAAAAACACATGTCAGGGCTTGGGCAGGTATCAGGTCCGGGAAGCGAGAATGTTTACTTCACCCAGAAAGCCATCCGGGTACTGGATAATGCTGCATCCCTTGCGAGTAAGATGAATGATGAATATACCAGTGTAGAGCATATACTGGTAGCCCTGGCCCGGGAAAAGGGCAGCTACAGCAAGGAACTGCTCGAGGAATTCGGGGCAGATGAAGAGCGCCTGAACCAGGCGATAAAGGAAATCAGGGGGAATCGCAGAGTGACATCAGAAAACCCGGAGGATACATATGAACCTCTGGAAAAATACGGCATCGATTTTACAGAACTTGCCAACCAGGGAAAACTTGACCCGGTAATCGGCAGGGATCATGAGATCAGGCATACGATAGAAATACTGTCCCGCCGCAGGAAGAATAACCCGGTACTTATTGGAGAGGCAGGCGTGGGTAAGACCGCCATTGTAGAAGGACTGGCGCAGCGTATTGCAAAAAAGGACGTTCCCGATGCAATGAAGAACAAACGTATCGTGGCTCTGGACATGGGTTCTCTGGTCGCAGGAGCCAAATTCCGGGGAGAATTTGAGGAAAGACTCAAGGCAGTCCTGAAGGAAGTGGCCGAATCTGAAGGACAGATTATACTGTTCATCGATGAGTTGCATACCATTGTAGGGGCAGGAGCCACTGAAGGTGCAATGGATGCCGGCAACCTGCTCAAACCTATGCTGGCCAGGGGAGAACTGCACTGTATAGGTGCAACCACCCTTGATGAATATCGGAAATACATCGAGAAAGATGCAGCCCTGGAGCGCAGGTTCATGCCTGTGATGGTGAATGCCCCGGATGTTGAGAACACCATCTCTATCCTGAGAGGACTGAAAGAGAAATATGAGGTTCATCACGGAGTACGGCTCAAGGACAGTGCCCTGGTTGCAGCCGCCGTGTTGAGTGACCGGTATATATCGGACAGGTTCCTGCCTGACAAAGCCATAGACTTGCTGGATGAGGCAGCCTCGAAGGTAAAGACTGCCATCGACAGCAAACCGGCCAGCCTGGATGAAGCTGACAGGAAACTGATGCAACTTGAGATCGAGAAGGAAGCCCTGAAAAAGGAAAAGGATGCTGCTTCAAAAGAAAGGCTGCAGAGCCTGGAGAAAGAGATCTCAGAAATCCGGGCCGAATCCGACGCAATGCGCACTCGCTGGGAAAACGAGAAGGCCACCATTGCAAAACTGAACAGTATCAAAGAACAGATCGATGATACCAAGACCCAGCTGGAACTGGCAGAGACAGAAGGCGATTTTGAAAAGGCATCCCGGCTGAAATACGGTACTCTTGTTCCCCTGCAGCATGAATACGAGGAAGAGGAAAATCGTCTGAAGGAAAAGCAAACCAATATGCTTCTCAAGGAAGAGGTGGACGAGGAAGATATTGCACATGTAGTAAGCGAGTGGACCAGAATTCCGGTTACCAAACTTATGGAGGGAGAAAGGGAAAAACTGGTGCATCTGGAGGATCGCCTGCATGAAAGAGTGATCGGCCAGAACGAGGCAGTAAAAGCCGTTTCAGATGCTGTGATCCGTGCCCAGGCGGGAATCAAGGACCCACGTCGGCCAATCGGCAGTTTCATCTTCCTGGGACCTACCGGTGTGGGTAAGACCGAACTCGCCAAAGCCCTTGCAACCGAACTTTTCGATAGCGAAGACCATATGATCCGCGTTGATATGTCCGAGTACATGGAAAAACACACAGTTGCAAGGCTTATCGGTGCTCCGCCGGGATACATCGGCCATGATGAAGGGGGCCAGCTTACTGAAGCCGTACGCAGGAATCCCTATTCGGTCGTCCTGTTTGATGAGATCGAAAAAGCCCATCATGATGTATTCAATATCATGCTCCAGTTGCTCGATGACGGCAGATTGACCGATTCAAAGGGCAGGACTGTGGATTTCAAGAATACGATCGTGATCATGACCTCCAATATCTGTGTGGATTACGCCATCTCCAAACTTGAAGAAGGAGTTGCCTACAGCAAGATGCAGGAGACGGCCATGAACGAACTCACCAAACACTTCAGGCCGGAATTCCTCAACCGTATCGACGAGATCGCCATATTCCGCGCCCTTACCAAGGACCAGCTGACATACATCGTGGATATCAAGATAGAAGACCTTGTGCAGAGGCTCAAAGAGCGCAGAATCGATCTTGAAATCACTGACCGGGCGAAGAAATACCTGGGAGATGCTGGCTATAGTGAGACGTACGGTGCGAGACCACTGAAAAGGGTCATCCAGAACGAACTTGAAACCGAGGTAGGTAAACGTATTGTCAGTGGAGAGGTGATGGAATCCGATACTGTTGTTGTCGATGCCGATGAGCGTGGTCTTAACTTTGAGGTCAGAAAGGGAGAAGAACATACATGA
- the groL gene encoding chaperonin GroEL (60 kDa chaperone family; promotes refolding of misfolded polypeptides especially under stressful conditions; forms two stacked rings of heptamers to form a barrel-shaped 14mer; ends can be capped by GroES; misfolded proteins enter the barrel where they are refolded when GroES binds), with the protein MTTKQITFDENARQALLRGIDKVSNTVKVTLGPKGRNVVLDKSGNPTVTNDGVTIAKEIELKDKFENMGAKLVKEVASRTQDNTGDGTTTATLLAQAMISEGIRNITAGANPIEIKRGIDKATAKAVEYLQTQSKEVKDKERIIQVGTISANNDEEIGKLISDAMDKVGYNGVITVDDSKTMETTLEVVEGMQFDRGYVSPYMATDQEKMVCELENPYILLTDKKINNVNQIVPVLEKVAQEGKPLLIVAQDVEGDAQAALILNIMRGSLKVSAVKAPGFGNDQKDMLEDLAVLTGGTVVSEDKGMKLEDVTDEMLGSAHKVSVDKQKTTIIEGKGDKNAIESRMEMIESQINITDAEYKKKELQKRLAKLGGGVAVIKVGAATETELEEKKMRIDDALNATKAAVEEGVVAGGGVTLFHAIPHLEKVELEEDQMVGANIVKKALEAPLRQIAHNAGKEGAEVIALIKAEADEEVGYNAKKGIVENLYNAGVIDPTKVVRSGLQNAASIAGMVLSTEALVAEYDEEKDENAPAIII; encoded by the coding sequence ATGACCACTAAACAGATCACTTTCGACGAAAATGCCAGGCAGGCTTTACTGAGAGGTATCGACAAAGTATCCAACACCGTTAAGGTAACCCTTGGGCCCAAAGGAAGAAATGTCGTGCTTGATAAATCAGGCAATCCTACAGTTACCAATGACGGCGTTACAATTGCCAAAGAAATCGAGCTGAAAGACAAGTTTGAGAATATGGGAGCAAAACTTGTCAAAGAAGTCGCTTCACGCACACAGGATAATACCGGGGATGGGACAACTACAGCAACATTGCTCGCACAGGCAATGATCAGTGAAGGTATACGTAATATTACGGCGGGAGCAAACCCCATTGAGATCAAAAGGGGAATCGATAAAGCAACCGCTAAAGCCGTTGAATACCTGCAGACCCAGAGCAAGGAAGTAAAGGATAAGGAAAGGATCATACAGGTAGGAACAATTTCTGCCAACAATGATGAGGAAATAGGCAAACTGATATCCGATGCTATGGACAAAGTCGGGTACAACGGCGTAATTACAGTAGACGACTCCAAAACAATGGAGACAACCCTGGAAGTCGTTGAAGGTATGCAGTTTGACAGAGGATATGTCTCACCCTATATGGCAACCGATCAGGAAAAAATGGTTTGTGAACTTGAGAATCCGTACATCCTCCTTACAGACAAGAAAATCAATAATGTAAACCAGATAGTACCGGTGCTCGAAAAAGTCGCACAGGAAGGAAAACCCCTCCTGATAGTAGCACAGGATGTAGAAGGGGATGCACAGGCGGCCCTTATTCTCAATATTATGAGAGGTTCCCTCAAAGTAAGTGCAGTCAAAGCCCCTGGATTTGGTAATGACCAAAAGGATATGCTGGAAGACCTCGCCGTGCTGACGGGAGGAACTGTTGTCAGTGAAGACAAGGGGATGAAACTCGAGGATGTTACCGACGAGATGCTCGGAAGTGCTCACAAGGTCAGTGTGGACAAGCAGAAGACCACTATCATCGAAGGCAAAGGGGACAAAAATGCCATCGAAAGCCGTATGGAAATGATAGAGTCCCAGATCAATATCACTGATGCTGAATACAAGAAGAAGGAACTGCAGAAAAGACTGGCCAAACTCGGAGGTGGCGTGGCAGTAATCAAAGTAGGGGCTGCAACAGAAACCGAACTCGAAGAAAAGAAGATGAGGATCGACGATGCTCTCAATGCCACAAAAGCAGCCGTTGAAGAGGGAGTAGTTGCCGGTGGCGGAGTGACCCTGTTCCATGCAATCCCACATTTGGAAAAAGTGGAACTCGAAGAAGACCAGATGGTAGGTGCCAACATCGTGAAAAAGGCTCTTGAAGCACCCCTGCGCCAGATCGCACACAACGCAGGCAAGGAAGGTGCCGAGGTAATAGCACTTATCAAAGCCGAAGCTGATGAAGAAGTCGGTTACAATGCCAAGAAAGGAATCGTTGAAAACCTTTACAATGCAGGTGTAATCGACCCGACAAAAGTAGTCAGAAGCGGCCTACAGAATGCAGCTTCAATTGCAGGAATGGTACTCTCCACCGAAGCCCTTGTCGCTGAATACGACGAGGAAAAGGATGAAAATGCACCTGCAATAATAATCTGA
- the groES gene encoding co-chaperone GroES, which produces MNIKPVGERVLIKPIKEEEVTSGGIYIPESAQKEKKEGNIVAAGTYEDGKELPVKKGDHVIYGGFQSDEMEMDGEKYLFIDFKDVLAIVEE; this is translated from the coding sequence ATGAACATAAAACCAGTTGGAGAAAGAGTTCTTATCAAACCTATTAAGGAAGAGGAGGTCACTTCCGGAGGTATATACATCCCGGAAAGTGCCCAGAAAGAGAAAAAGGAAGGAAATATTGTAGCCGCAGGCACATACGAAGACGGTAAAGAATTACCGGTCAAAAAAGGCGACCATGTCATCTATGGTGGATTCCAGAGTGATGAAATGGAAATGGACGGAGAGAAATATCTCTTCATAGATTTCAAGGATGTACTTGCAATTGTTGAAGAATAA
- a CDS encoding MarR family transcriptional regulator, producing MSRQIILLNLEKPRKKDPEQDLHWLCNSFGLSSGRDIENTANRIVMTLLDNIAENERVSSEMIAEALGINLSRVNHHVRNLVKAGLVYREKRLLYLRGGSLKAAVHEMRKDSERMFDELEAIASEIDRQKGISNR from the coding sequence ATGAGCCGGCAGATTATTCTGTTAAATCTGGAAAAACCAAGAAAGAAGGACCCTGAACAAGATTTGCACTGGTTATGTAATAGCTTTGGCCTGTCTTCGGGAAGGGATATAGAAAACACGGCAAACCGGATTGTAATGACTTTGCTTGATAACATTGCCGAGAATGAACGTGTTTCATCGGAAATGATAGCTGAGGCTCTTGGCATAAATCTCTCCCGTGTTAATCACCATGTACGGAATTTGGTAAAGGCAGGACTTGTTTACCGTGAAAAACGTCTGCTTTATCTAAGAGGGGGGAGCCTGAAGGCAGCAGTACATGAAATGCGCAAAGACTCCGAGCGTATGTTTGATGAACTGGAAGCCATTGCTTCAGAGATTGACAGGCAAAAAGGTATCAGTAATCGTTGA
- a CDS encoding sensor histidine kinase, translated as MNQNNTGIRKYSDIIFLVVVIVGLYIISLDNYLLFHSLAELFSIIVAVAFFLIVWNRRSIIENNYILAAGIGYLFIASIDLLHTFAYKGMGIFPGYDANLPTQLWIAARYLESLTLVASFSIIGKKVKASNVTTTYLIVTTVLIVSIFGGYFPDSYIEGEGLTSFKIYSEYLIASILLVALTLLHQKRSTFLPNVYRYLALAIVFTIIAELVFTFYISVYGFSNLVGHFFKLISFYLIYKAVIVTSLDKPYEMLFGELNQERKKYTDLFMAMKNGVTVFEPVDNGKDFVIKDINPAVEKIEGVKKEDVIGKKLTLTFPNSRETGFLDNLSKVWNTGNHIHMEPFHYCDSEREGWRKNDIYKLANGDIVAVYEDVTERRNMKRRQAQLTKELQTVNQILRHDISNDLSAISMSVDIFRNKRDDKYLDMMKRAVEKSFSRINEMKIFENTLNFEKELKPFQLSKVFEKLHGKYDLQINTKGDATVMADEVIYSIFENLIENSIKHGKADIVDIKVKVKEDDVEVQVSDNGTGIHDSIKKKVFDEGFSTGNGGMGLYIVKTTMNRYGSIDVEDNDPHGARFVLRFKKYPENGNVKSE; from the coding sequence ATGAATCAAAATAATACCGGTATTAGAAAATACAGTGATATTATCTTTCTAGTAGTGGTAATTGTCGGATTGTATATCATAAGCCTTGATAATTACCTATTATTCCATTCGCTTGCAGAATTATTCAGTATAATTGTTGCAGTTGCTTTTTTCCTGATAGTCTGGAACCGCAGGAGCATTATAGAGAACAATTACATACTGGCTGCGGGTATTGGATATCTTTTCATAGCCTCGATTGATCTTTTGCATACTTTTGCGTATAAAGGCATGGGTATATTTCCAGGCTATGATGCAAATCTACCCACCCAGCTATGGATAGCAGCAAGATATCTGGAAAGTTTGACCCTTGTGGCATCATTCTCCATCATAGGGAAAAAAGTAAAAGCTTCAAATGTAACAACAACCTACCTCATCGTCACAACAGTTCTGATTGTCTCAATTTTTGGAGGATATTTCCCGGATTCTTACATCGAAGGAGAGGGGTTGACTTCTTTTAAAATATACAGTGAATACCTGATCGCTTCTATACTGCTAGTAGCACTTACATTGCTTCATCAAAAAAGAAGCACTTTCCTACCGAATGTATACAGATATCTGGCACTGGCCATTGTTTTTACCATAATTGCAGAACTTGTTTTTACTTTCTACATAAGCGTGTATGGATTTTCAAACCTTGTAGGACATTTTTTCAAGTTAATTTCTTTTTACCTTATTTACAAAGCAGTAATAGTTACAAGTCTTGACAAACCCTATGAGATGTTGTTTGGGGAATTGAATCAGGAAAGGAAAAAATACACAGACCTTTTCATGGCAATGAAAAACGGAGTAACTGTTTTTGAACCTGTTGACAACGGAAAAGATTTTGTTATTAAGGACATAAACCCGGCGGTAGAAAAAATAGAAGGGGTAAAAAAGGAAGATGTCATCGGGAAAAAATTAACCTTAACCTTCCCCAACTCCAGAGAAACAGGTTTTTTGGATAACTTAAGTAAGGTCTGGAATACAGGCAACCATATCCATATGGAGCCCTTCCACTATTGTGACTCAGAAAGAGAGGGATGGAGAAAAAATGACATCTACAAACTTGCAAACGGAGATATTGTTGCAGTGTATGAGGATGTCACAGAAAGAAGGAACATGAAAAGGCGACAGGCTCAACTCACAAAAGAACTGCAAACTGTCAACCAGATCCTTCGCCATGATATATCCAATGACCTGAGTGCAATTTCAATGTCTGTAGATATATTCAGGAATAAAAGGGATGATAAATATCTTGACATGATGAAAAGGGCAGTGGAAAAGAGTTTTTCCCGAATAAACGAAATGAAAATTTTTGAAAATACATTGAATTTTGAGAAAGAACTCAAACCATTCCAATTAAGTAAGGTTTTTGAAAAACTGCATGGCAAATATGACTTGCAAATCAATACGAAAGGCGATGCCACAGTCATGGCAGATGAAGTCATATATTCAATTTTTGAAAACCTGATAGAAAATTCAATTAAACATGGAAAGGCAGATATTGTTGATATAAAAGTGAAAGTAAAAGAAGATGATGTAGAGGTTCAGGTAAGTGATAACGGAACTGGTATACACGATTCCATAAAAAAGAAGGTTTTTGATGAAGGATTTTCCACAGGTAATGGTGGAATGGGCCTATACATTGTCAAAACCACAATGAATCGTTATGGTTCAATAGATGTAGAAGACAATGATCCACATGGGGCTCGTTTTGTCCTCCGATTTAAAAAATATCCAGAAAACGGAAATGTCAAATCAGAATAA